One stretch of Zingiber officinale cultivar Zhangliang chromosome 6B, Zo_v1.1, whole genome shotgun sequence DNA includes these proteins:
- the LOC121990868 gene encoding uncharacterized protein LOC121990868 has translation MTSSTWPTPRCLAQRTRTATRRAFAAGWRRTPPRPPPTPRDPFLHAAATNKQVEALRGDGHRRRRFASAGRRMHPCALPVCENESTRLDIKQASDGTQDVPGLLEPQVGSIDDVWEILTNGGRNRSVGSTNANELSSFSHWFGLIIALIVI, from the exons ATGACGAGCTCCACCTGGCCGACGCCGCGGTGCCTCGCCCAACGGACACGGACTGCGACGCGTCGTGCATTCGCCGCAGGATGGCGAAGAACTCCTCCACGTCCTCCTCCGACGCCGCGGGACCCTTTTCTCCACGCGGCAGCGACGAACAAGCAGGTCGAGGCTTTGAGGGGAGACGGTCATCGCCGCCGCCGCTTCGCTTCCGCTGGGAGGAGGATGCATCCATGCGCCCTTCCTGTTTGTGAAAATGAGTCAACGAG GTTGGATATAAAGCAAGCATCAGATGGGACGCAAGATGTGCCTGGCCTTTTAGAACCTCAAGTTGGCAGCATAGATGATGTCTGGGAAATTCTGACAAATGGAGGAAGAAATAGATCTGTGGGGTCAACAAATGCTAACGAGCTGAGTAGCTTCTCTCACTG GTTTGGCTTAATTATAGCTTTGATAGTCATATAA